The DNA sequence TGGTGTGCGACCACTGTCGCCGTACAGCCACTGCCACCACCCCACGAAACCCAAGACGATGTAGAGCACTTGCAGCGTCGAATCCGCCCACAACTGCGCGGAGGCGAACAACACCAGAAAGAACGCCGAGTTCGCAATCCCGACAGGGAAATTCGCCACACTGCGGCGCACCGTCAACGCAACGCAGGCCCCGCCGGTGAGGAACCCGAACAGCTCGGCCCAGCTCACCGGATCACCCCACAACGTGAACGCCACCGCATTGAGTGGCGCCACGATGCCCGCCAGCCAGTCCATCACTGCCCTCCGTTCCACCGGTGGATGATGCCGCGCACCGCGGGGGAGACCTCGCGATGCCCGACGATCCGCACATCCAAACCCACGTCCGCGACCACACCCAGCGCCCGCTCGATCGCCTGATCGATCCACCCGTCATCGTTGCGAAACACCCCGCCGCCCACGCGCGTCAGTAGCACGATGTTCGACCCGCCGCCGACAGCCTGCTCGGCCCCGGCCAGCAGCGTCGCCTCATAGGTGGCCTCGAGCACCAGCCGCGCGAACGGCTCCCACTCCCGCTGCCCCAGATGCGAATAGCCGATCGGCAACGCCGAGCAGAACGCCTGCGACACCAGCCGCCGCTCCTCACAGACATCGATCACCTGCACATCCCGGTGCAGCCCGATCGCCAACTGCCCCCGCAGCTCGTCGAACAGCTCGTCGTCCGCCCCACGCAACACCCCGCTGATCGCGGCCAACCCCTCGGTGGTGCACAGGGCGTACCCGTTGCTCATCGCCCACAAGTCCTCGACCGCCACGCCCGTCCGTTCGGCGAACGCCGCACCCAAGCCAGCCAGTGCATCGAGCTGACGCGAGGCCGTCTGCCCGACGCCGTCACCGCACGGCACCAGATAGTTGCGATAGATCGTCGCCGCACCGGCAGCCAATGCGCACGCCGGCCCCTGAGTGTGGTCGTGCTCGTAGCCGGTGACGCCATGCTCGGGAGTGACGTGCTGCGACGGCATCTCCAACAGGTTGAACTGCGAGGCCACCTGGAACAGCGCTCCCTCGAAAGCCTTCTCCGAATGCAATGCCCGGGCATCGCCCACCAGGGCACTCACCGTCGTGCGCTGCCCGCGAGACGCGTTCACCCGGCCGCGAAGCTCCGCCAGGGTCGGCAGCGTCAGCGAGCCGATGCCATAGCGCTTGCCGTTCACCGTCGACACCAGCTCGTCGCCCTCGACCTGCAACCGATCTTGCACCGAGGCATAGCTGTCCTCGGTGAACCCCGTCAGGATCTCGAACCAGTTCATCGCCGTGCCCTCCGTCGTCTAATTAGAGCAATATTCACACTAAATCTAAATTAGCGCAAATAATGCGCTTAATGTAGGGTCTCCACCATGGCCACGGACAGGAAGCTGCACGACTATCCCCGGCCCACCGTCGCCGTCGACACCGCGCTGCTGACCTGGGACGAAGGCCGCGGGCTGCTGGTCGCCGAGATGGCCCGCGACGACATCGGAAAGTGGGCGCTGCCCGGGACGTTCCTGCGCGCGGGGGAGACTCTGGCCCAAGCAGTGGAACGCTGCCTGCGCGATAAGCTCGGCGTCGAGGGAATCCGCCCCCGCCAGCTGCACGTCTTCGACGATCCCGACCGCGACGACCGGGACTGGGTGCTCTCGGTCGCCCACGTGGCGGTGGTGCGGCCCGAACAGCTCGACGCCCTGGGTACTGGATCGACGACAACCCGGCTGGCCCCGGTCGACCGGCCCGGTGAGCTGGCCTGGGATCACCCCGAAATCGTCCGGCTGGCCAAGAACGACATCCGGGAACGCTACGAGAACCAACCCGACCCCGAACGGTTGCTGGGCACCCGGTTCACCATGCGCGAGCTACGCCAGGTCCACGAGGCCGTCGCCGGCACGGCACTGCAGCGCGACAAGTTCCGTCGAACCATGGAACCGCTGGTGGTGGGAACCGGCGTGATGGCCGTCAACACCGGCAACCGCGGCCGCCCGGCCGAACTGTTCCGGAGGCGCCGGCCCTAGGCTGCGGCAAACCTGATCGCGACCAGCTTGTCGGCCTCCACTGCCGCGCGGAACTCGTCCAGCGTCGGCACCCGCGGATCGCGGAACTTCAGGCCCATCATCAGCTCGGCCTTCTTCGGCCCGTACTCAGTGGCACAACGATGGAACAGCGCGGCGACGGCCGCCGGGTCCTCGATAAGCTCACCACGCATCGCGGTCGTCCGACCACCGTGGGTCACCTCGGCCGGACCGCCGCCGCGGAAGTTCAGCTTCCACGTCGCATTCGCCAAGGCATACAACTGACCGTCGAGCAGGTGCGCGCTCACCGGCACCGTGTACTGCCGCCCCGACTTGCGACCGGTGAACCGCAACACCATGAACTGCTTGAGCGCCCCACCCGCGGGGGTGCGCAACACGAACTTCAGCACCGGATTCATCACCCGCATGACCACTCCGGGCGGTTCGGACAGACTGACCGCTGTGCTCTGTTCTGCCATCACTCCACCGTAGGCCGATCGGCAGGCAATGCACACGGCGCCCAGCTTGCACGGCCGCGGCCAGTCCGGCTTACATGGATTGATGGATCGTCGCCAGATGCTGCTTACCACCGGCCTGGGCCTGTTGGCCGCCGCCGCACGCACACCACAGGCCGCCGCCGCACCGTCCCGGCCGGTCCCGCAAGCCCCGGCCA is a window from the Mycolicibacterium anyangense genome containing:
- a CDS encoding NUDIX hydrolase yields the protein MATDRKLHDYPRPTVAVDTALLTWDEGRGLLVAEMARDDIGKWALPGTFLRAGETLAQAVERCLRDKLGVEGIRPRQLHVFDDPDRDDRDWVLSVAHVAVVRPEQLDALGTGSTTTRLAPVDRPGELAWDHPEIVRLAKNDIRERYENQPDPERLLGTRFTMRELRQVHEAVAGTALQRDKFRRTMEPLVVGTGVMAVNTGNRGRPAELFRRRRP